Part of the Mycolicibacterium mengxianglii genome is shown below.
CACGCGCCATCATCGGGCGTCGGATTGGCGCTTGGTGTTTGGGGGCTCTAAGTTTCCTGACGTGATGTCCTCAGCTGGTGGCACCGTCGCACGTTGGATCTCCCCCTTCCTGGCGGTCGCGGCCGTCGCCGGCATGGGTGGGTCCGCTGACCCCGTCCAGGTCGATCCCGCCCCGGCGATACGGCTGGTCTCCGAGGCCAACCCGCTGGTCGGAAGGCCTTTCTACGTCAATCCTGATTCGAAGGGGATGCGCGCTGCACAGGGCGATCCGAATCCCCTGTTGGCCGCCGTCGTCAACACGCCCACGGCGTACTGGATGGACCACCTGTCCACCCCGGCGGTGGACGCGAAGTACATCGCCACGGCACAGGCCGCCGGCACCATGCCGATCCTGGCTCTGTATGGCATCCCGAATCGCGACTGCGGCAGCTTCGCCGCGGGCGGGTTCGGATCGGCCGGCGCCTATCGAGGGTGGATCGACGGCGTCGCCGCCGCCATCGGCACCGGACCGGCCGCGGTCATCCTCGAACCTGACGCGCTCGCGATGGCCGACTGCCTCTCCGGCGACCAGCGCCAGGAACGCTTCGACTTGATCCGCTACGCCGTCGACACGCTGACTCGCAACCCGGCCACGGCCGTGTACATCGACGGTGGGCACTCTCGTTGGGTGAGCGTCGAGGAAATGGCCGCGCGCCTCAATCAGGTCGGTGTGGACAAGGCCCGAGGGTTCAGCCTCAACACGGCGAACTTTTTCACCACCGAAGAAGAAATCGGCTACGGCGAAGCGATTTCCGGACTCACCAATGGCGCAAACTACGTGATCGACACCTCGCGCAACGGCGCAGGCCCAGTCGAGGGCGACCCGCTGTACTGGTGCAATCCCAGCGGACGAGCACTGGGCGTGCCACCCACCACCGCCACCGCGGGCCCACACGCCGACGCCTACCTCTGGGTCAAGCGCCCCGGTGAATCCGACGGATCCTGTGGCCGCGGGGACCCCGGAGCGGGCCGATTCGTGAATCAATACGCCGTCGATCTGGCCCGCAACGCCGGCTGGTAGGGACTGCCTGTCCGGTTGGGCGGCCCGGAGCTTGAAACGGCCTACCCTCGATAGTTCCCACTTCCTGGGTTGAGAACGCATTCCGGCGGTATCGTGGCCGTGTTCCCCTGCCCGCAATCGCTGACGAGTCGGGTGCACCAGTAGCTCGTGCGTGACGTGAGTTATTGCCCTTCAACACTATTCAGTCCCCCCGCCGCGGCCTGACCAGAAGGGAGCCGGCCATGCCGGTCACCGACATCACTTTGCTGCGCGGCCGGACACCCGAACAGCTCACCGATATTGCCGATGCCGTGCAGGATGCGCTCGTGTCCGAGTTCGGCATTCCCGCCGAAGACCGGTTTCAGGTCATCCATCAGTGCGAGCGCCATGAGCTCATCTATGACCGCACCTTCATGGGCGGACCGAGAACCGACGGGTTCGTGATGATCCGGGTGGTCGTCGGCAAGGAGCGGCCGTTAGAGGCCAAGCGTGCGTTCTTCGCCACCGTCGTGAGCAATCTGGGAAAGCGCGCGGGCGTCGCCGCCGAAGATGTCTTCATCATGCTCGACTCGGTGAGCATCGACAACCTGTCCGCCGCCGGCGGCCGCCCGTTCGACCCACCGCACCTGCGTGAGCCCGGCCACTAGCCACGTCACAATCAGAGCCCCACCGGTTCATCTTCGCCGGCGAGTGCGGCGTCTCAGTTCTGCGGCACCTCGATGTCGGAGAACAACACGCGGACCCCACCCGTGGAGAGTTGCCCCATGGCCGTGAAGAACGCCTGCGCTTCCGGCGTGGCCACGGCCTCGCTGGCGGTCGCGTAGTCGGGGAAGTACAGGTCGATCATGCGGTAGGCGGGAGTCGGACTGCCGTCTTCCTTGGGCCATACCTTCGAGGCTTCCATCCGAACATAGCCCGGAATGCGACGCGCGGCCTCCAATTGTTCTGTGACGTAAGAACTCTCGAATTCCTCTGGCGCTGTGGGGTTGTCATATATGACGGTGAGCTTCGTTTCCGACATGAGTGTGCCTCTCTGTCAATTGGTCGTTCACTGTGCAGTGTGCAATGCGGTACGCGGTGGGTCAACCGGTGAGCCGCGGGTAGACCGACACCGCCCGTGACGACGCGGGGCGCTCTCGCAGGCCGAGTGGTTGCGCTCACCAACCAAACCTCATACGCCGCAACGTCGTAGCGTCACGACCCGCACCGGTGCCGGCCCGCACCCAGGAGGGACACCGCCCTACAACTCTGTGACACGCCCGTTGTCGACCTGCCACCTACGGTCCAGCCGGACGTTCTGCAACATCCGGCGGTCGTGCGTCACCAACAACAACGCACCGTCATAGGATTCGAGCGCCTCTTCCAGCTGCTCGATGGCGGCCAGGTCAAGATGGTTCGTCGGCTCATCGAGAACCAACACATTCGTGCCACGGGCCTGCAGCAAGGCAAGGCCGGCACGGGTCCGCTCACCGGGCGAGAGCTCGTCGACCACGCGTTCCACATGGTCGGCACCCAGCCCGAATTTCGCAAGAAGGGTCCGCACATCGGCGGTCGACCACGACGGTACCCACCCCTCGAACCGATCGACGAGGCGCTCCTGTCCGGTGAAATCAATACGCGCCTGGTCGATTTCGCCGATGGCGACGTTGGCACCCAAGCTCGCGCGACCCTCGTCGGGCTGCGTGCGGCCCAGGAGCAGCCGTAGCAGTGTCGACTTTCCCGCCCCGTTTGGGCCGATGATGCCGATCCGCTCGCCGGCATCCACCTGGAGCGACACCGGTCCGAGAACGAACTCACCTTGTCGCACAACGGCATTGTCCAGTGTTGCCACCACCGAACTCGATCGTGGAGCGGATCCGATGGTGAATTCGAGGGTCCATTCTTTACGAGGTTCGACCACCTCCTCCAGGCGGGCGATTCGGCTCTCCATCTGACGCACCTTCTGCGCCTGCTTCTCACTTGACTCGCTGGCGGCGCGGCGACGGATCTTGTCGTTGTCGGGAGCCTTGCGCATGGCGTTGCGGACGCCCTGGCTCGACCATTCGCGTTGGGTGCGTGCGCGGGCCACGAGGTCGGCCTTCTTCTCGGCGAACTCGTCATACTCTTCGCGCCGGTGTCGGCGACCGACCTCCCGCTCTTCGAGGTAGCTTTCGTACCCGCCGCCGAAGACGGTGTTGGTGTTCTGTGCCAAATCCAGTTCGAGGACGCGGGTGACGGTGCGTGCCAGGAACTCTCGATCATGGCTGACCAGCACCACACCGCCACGAAGATCGCCGACGAACTGCTCCAGCCGGGCGAGTCCGTCCAGGTCGAGATCGTTGGTCGGCTCATCGAGCAAGACGATGTCGAACCGCGACACGAGCAAAGCGGCCAATCCCACCCGCGCCGCCTGCCCGCCCGACAAGTCCGTCATCAGAGTCGATTCCGGTCGCACCGCGTCGGAGCCCAGACCCAGGTCGGCCAGGACCGCCGGCAACCGTTCGTCGAGGTCCGCCGCCCCGGTAGCGAGCCAGTGATCCAGCGCGGCGGAGTAGGCGTCGGCCGGATCCGTCTCCGACGGGCTCTGGGGCGGGTCTGCCAAGGCGGCAGCCGCCGCTTCCATGGCCCGCGTCGCTTCGGCGCAGCCCGAACGCCGCGCGATGTACTCGGTGACAGTTTCTCCGGGGACCCGTTCATGCTCCTGGGGCAGCCACCCGACGAACGCGTCAGCCGGAGCAAGGCTGACCGTACCCTCGAGTGGCTCGAGATCGCCCGCCAGAATTCGCAGCAGTGTGCTTTTGCCTGCGCCGTTAGCGCCGACGATACCGATCACATCACCCGGGGCGACGGTCACGTCGAGCCCTTCGAAGAGGGTGCGATGGGCGAACCCGCCGGCCACATTCTTCGCGACAAGCGTTGCGGTCATCGTTCTATCGTTGCACCCCTGCGCCCCCGCTTTGCGCCGGGCGAGGGCCGGTCCATCCCCCCGGACGGCCGATCGTGGGCACACTCATCCGGCGATGCTCCCGCCGCCATCAGCCCGAAGGACCTGGCCGGTGATGTAGCCGGCATCCTCGTCGATCAGGGCGACGATGGCGTGCGCGATCTCACGTGGTGTCCCGACGCGTCGCATCGGGAGGTTCTCCAGGAAACGGGCTTCGCGTTCCGAACCAGTCGGACTGCGCTCGCGGTACAACTCGGTTTCGGTGGGCCCCGGCGCCACGGCGTTGACCGTGATTCCCGTTGTCGCCAGGCTCGTTGGCCCAAATCCGGGTGCACGCCTCCAGCGCCGCCTTGGCCGCCGCGTAGGGCGTGCGTTCGGGGGTTCCGAGGGTGGTCAGGCTGGTGACGTTGACGATGCGGCCCCAGCCCGCGGCCAGCATCCCCGGCAGTGCCGCCTGAACCACCTGAACGGCGACGCGCACGTTCACGTCGTAGGTGTCGAACAGGTGATCAAGATCGATCGATCCGATACGGCCGAAACGGACGAAGCCGACATTGTTGACCACCGCTTCGATCGGCCCCACCGCGAGGACCGCGTCCAGGACCTCGGCAGTGACGGCGCGGTCGGCGAGGTCAACCTCGTAGAACTCGCCTGGAAAGTCGTCCGGCCGGCTGCGTGCGAGGCCGACCGGGATATTGCCCGCAAGGGAGACTCGGTCGGCAACAGCGCGACCGATCCCCTCCGACGCGCCGGTGATGAGTATTCGTCGTGGTGACATGGTGTCTCCTTTTGTCGACCGTCCTGGCGATCACCTCAACGTCGTGGCGGGACTATTTCGCATACCTGCGTCGATATAGGTGTATGTCGTCTACCGCATGCCCGGAGTACCGATGCCGACGTTGTCGCAGCTGAACTCGTTCCTGGCGGTGGTCGACGAGGGTGGTTTCACCGCCGCCAGTCTGCGGCTGGAGATGTCACAGCCTGCGGTCAGTCGCGCCGTTGCCACGTTGGAGAAAGAGTTGGGCGTTGCGTTGCTGATCCGCGGCCGTGGACGCCCGTCATTGACCGACGCCGGTACACGCGCGCTGGTGCACGCGCGCGAGGCGGTGCGGCAGCTGACCTTGCTGCAGACCGAGACCGCCATCGCTGGTGAGGTCGCCGGAACGTTGAGCCTGGCGAGCCTACCGAGCGTCACCGCAACCCTCATCGCACCGCAGCTGCGGAAATTCACCGCCCGCTATCCGGCGGTGACCGTTCGCTTGCTGGAAGGCAGCGAGCAGGAAGTGCGGGACTGGCTCGACCAGGGCGCCGCCGAGGCGGGGGTGGTCAGCCTCCCGGTCACGGGCCTCGACGCCGCGGTCCTCGGTGACCAGGACCTGGTTGCGGTGCTGCCCGCGGACCACCGGCTGGCCGGCTGGGATGAGGTCGACTACGCGAGTTGGCCAAGGAACCCTTCGTCCGCTCGACCGGTGGCTGCGCCGAGGTGTTCATGCCCGTTGCGCGTCGGGCCGGGGTCACCTTCGACGTGGCATTCGAGGCGCGCGGGATGTCCGCGGTACTCGAGATCGTCCGCGCCGGCCTCGGAGTGAGCATTCTGCCCGTCGCCGGGCTGCCCGAACTTCCCGAGGACATCGTGGTCCGTCCGTTGATCCCCAGGACCGTTCGCTCACTCGGCGTCGCGATCTCGGCCAGCGCGTCGACCCCGGCGCGAGCGTTCCTGGATCAGATCGCCTCCGCGAACGCTGAGTCCCATTATCGGTGACACGAGACCGGCCCGACGGGCTCCTCGTCTGCTGGTGGGGTGACCGCGCGTTAGTGTCTTTTGTCGGCCTTAAAGAACAAGCCGGCAGAAAAGATGAGCAATTCATGACCGCAGCAGCAGAAACGTCGGCACTCGAAGCACGGGTCGGCCACTACTACCAGATGGACGGCACCTACCTGGTCGGCCGCGAGAAGGTGCGCGAGTACGCCCGCGCAGTGCAGGACTATCACCCCGCTCACTGGGATGTCGCCGCCGCCGCGGAGCTGGGCTATTCGGGCCTGGTGGCGCCGCTGACGTTCACGTCGGCGCCGGGCATGTCCTGCAATCGCCGCATGTTCGAATCGGTGGTCGTCGGTTACGACACCTACCTGCAGACCGAAGAGGTCTTCGAGCAACACCGCCCGATCGTCGCGGGCGACGAACTCCACGTCGACGTCGAGCTGACGTCGGTGCGCCGGATTGCCGGCAGAGACCTGATCACCGTGACCAACACCTTCACCGACACCGCCGGCGAGCGCGTGCACACCCTGCACACCACCGTCGTCGGGGTCACTGCCGAGGATCTCGATCCGACGATCAAGACGGCCGTACAGAACGCGATGATGCACGACGTGGACTTCTCCGCGGTCAGTGAATCCGGCGATACGTATGAGAAGACGGTGCGCCCCGCGGGCGAGGTCCGATTCGCCGACGGAGGCACGACCCGCACGCCGGGGACGCCGTCCTTCGATGACGTGAAGGTCGGCGACGAGCTACCGGCGCACCACACTCGGCTGTCGCGTGGCGACCTCGTGAACTATGCCGGTGTCGCCGGCGACGCAAACCCGATCCACTGGGACGAAGACATCGCCAAGCTGGCCGGGCTGCCCGACGTGATCGCCCACGGCATGCTCACCATGGGCTTGGGTGCCGGATTCGTCTCCGCGTGGTCGGGCGACCCCGGGGCCGTCACCCGCTACGCGGTGCGACTGTCGGCACCCGCGATCGTCTCGGCCAAGGAGGGCGCCGACATCGAATTCGGCGGCCGGATCAAGTCGCTGGACCCGGAGACCCGCACCGGTGTCGTCGTGGTCTCGGCGAAGTCCGACGGCCGGAAGATCTTCGGTCTGGCGACGTTGAACGTCCGCTTCGGCTGACCCTGCCGAACGACGTTCAGGCTTGCGGCGGCGGTGGGGGTGGCGGCGCGCCCGCCGGCGGCGGAATCTTGGGATAGCTGCGCCCGCCGGTCGGTACCGTCGCGGTGGCCCCACTACCGGCGGCCACCGGGGCAGGGCGGCCCGGTGACGGGTCCCAGTCGGTGTCCACCAGACGCTTCTGCACGAGGATCGCCAGCCCGAGCAGTAGGACGCCGATGAGCAGCATCGTCACCATGCCCCACACGGGACCGAGCTTGGCGGCGTTGCCCAAAAGGATTCCGTACCAACCGAAGTCGGCGTCACCAAAGGTGGTGTTCTCTTCGCCGAAAGACCCGAGCACCCGCACCAGCAATGCCGGCAGGAACGTGATCAACAGCCCGTTGACGAACCCACCGGCGACCGCGCCCCGTCTACCGCCGGTGGCATTTCCGTACACCCCCGCAGCGCCGCCGGTGAAGAAGTGCGGCACGAGGCCGGGGAGCACGAGCACCCAACCGAACGCCGGACCGAGCCACACCGACAGCGCTGCCAGACCCACCAGACCGGCGACGAAGCTCGAGATGAACCCGATGAGTACCGCGTTCTGCGCATAGGGGAACACGATCGGTGCGTCGAGGGCGGGCACCGCGCCCGGCACCACCCGCTCGGCGATTCCCTGGAATGCCGGTACCAGTTCACCCAGGATGGTGCGCACGCCGAACAGGATCACCGCAACGGCCACACCGAAGCCGAGCCCCTGGGTGACACCCATCATCAAGAAGTTGCCGACATCCACGGCGGCACCGGCGCCGGTGTCGTCGGCGTATGCGGCGAAGGCGGTCTCCTGACCGGCTCTGGCCATATACAGCAGCGAGACG
Proteins encoded:
- a CDS encoding LysR substrate-binding domain-containing protein; this translates as MPVARRAGVTFDVAFEARGMSAVLEIVRAGLGVSILPVAGLPELPEDIVVRPLIPRTVRSLGVAISASASTPARAFLDQIASANAESHYR
- a CDS encoding tautomerase family protein, which encodes MPVTDITLLRGRTPEQLTDIADAVQDALVSEFGIPAEDRFQVIHQCERHELIYDRTFMGGPRTDGFVMIRVVVGKERPLEAKRAFFATVVSNLGKRAGVAAEDVFIMLDSVSIDNLSAAGGRPFDPPHLREPGH
- a CDS encoding PTS ascorbate transporter subunit IIC encodes the protein MNWLVSIAEFLVNEILAVPAFLIGIITAVGLIALRRSSGQVIGGALKATLGFLLINAGAGLVVSSLEPLGVMIQGAAGTQGVVPTNEAIVGIAQDEYGAQVAWLMILGFAVSLVLARFTPLHYVFLTGHHALFMATLLTIVLATAGLETAAVILLGGFLLGVVMVSLPAISQPWTKRITGDDSIAIGHFGTIGYIASGITGRFVGGKKSQSTEDLKLPESLRFLRDSMVATALSMVLMYLAVSLLYMARAGQETAFAAYADDTGAGAAVDVGNFLMMGVTQGLGFGVAVAVILFGVRTILGELVPAFQGIAERVVPGAVPALDAPIVFPYAQNAVLIGFISSFVAGLVGLAALSVWLGPAFGWVLVLPGLVPHFFTGGAAGVYGNATGGRRGAVAGGFVNGLLITFLPALLVRVLGSFGEENTTFGDADFGWYGILLGNAAKLGPVWGMVTMLLIGVLLLGLAILVQKRLVDTDWDPSPGRPAPVAAGSGATATVPTGGRSYPKIPPPAGAPPPPPPPQA
- a CDS encoding glycoside hydrolase family 6 protein, producing MSSAGGTVARWISPFLAVAAVAGMGGSADPVQVDPAPAIRLVSEANPLVGRPFYVNPDSKGMRAAQGDPNPLLAAVVNTPTAYWMDHLSTPAVDAKYIATAQAAGTMPILALYGIPNRDCGSFAAGGFGSAGAYRGWIDGVAAAIGTGPAAVILEPDALAMADCLSGDQRQERFDLIRYAVDTLTRNPATAVYIDGGHSRWVSVEEMAARLNQVGVDKARGFSLNTANFFTTEEEIGYGEAISGLTNGANYVIDTSRNGAGPVEGDPLYWCNPSGRALGVPPTTATAGPHADAYLWVKRPGESDGSCGRGDPGAGRFVNQYAVDLARNAGW
- a CDS encoding LysR family transcriptional regulator, which encodes MPGVPMPTLSQLNSFLAVVDEGGFTAASLRLEMSQPAVSRAVATLEKELGVALLIRGRGRPSLTDAGTRALVHAREAVRQLTLLQTETAIAGEVAGTLSLASLPSVTATLIAPQLRKFTARYPAVTVRLLEGSEQEVRDWLDQGAAEAGVVSLPVTGLDAAVLGDQDLVAVLPADHRLAGWDEVDYASWPRNPSSARPVAAPRCSCPLRVGPGSPSTWHSRRAGCPRYSRSSAPASE
- a CDS encoding ABC-F family ATP-binding cassette domain-containing protein; translated protein: MTATLVAKNVAGGFAHRTLFEGLDVTVAPGDVIGIVGANGAGKSTLLRILAGDLEPLEGTVSLAPADAFVGWLPQEHERVPGETVTEYIARRSGCAEATRAMEAAAAALADPPQSPSETDPADAYSAALDHWLATGAADLDERLPAVLADLGLGSDAVRPESTLMTDLSGGQAARVGLAALLVSRFDIVLLDEPTNDLDLDGLARLEQFVGDLRGGVVLVSHDREFLARTVTRVLELDLAQNTNTVFGGGYESYLEEREVGRRHRREEYDEFAEKKADLVARARTQREWSSQGVRNAMRKAPDNDKIRRRAASESSEKQAQKVRQMESRIARLEEVVEPRKEWTLEFTIGSAPRSSSVVATLDNAVVRQGEFVLGPVSLQVDAGERIGIIGPNGAGKSTLLRLLLGRTQPDEGRASLGANVAIGEIDQARIDFTGQERLVDRFEGWVPSWSTADVRTLLAKFGLGADHVERVVDELSPGERTRAGLALLQARGTNVLVLDEPTNHLDLAAIEQLEEALESYDGALLLVTHDRRMLQNVRLDRRWQVDNGRVTEL
- a CDS encoding fused (3R)-hydroxyacyl-ACP dehydratase subunits HadA/HadB — encoded protein: MTAAAETSALEARVGHYYQMDGTYLVGREKVREYARAVQDYHPAHWDVAAAAELGYSGLVAPLTFTSAPGMSCNRRMFESVVVGYDTYLQTEEVFEQHRPIVAGDELHVDVELTSVRRIAGRDLITVTNTFTDTAGERVHTLHTTVVGVTAEDLDPTIKTAVQNAMMHDVDFSAVSESGDTYEKTVRPAGEVRFADGGTTRTPGTPSFDDVKVGDELPAHHTRLSRGDLVNYAGVAGDANPIHWDEDIAKLAGLPDVIAHGMLTMGLGAGFVSAWSGDPGAVTRYAVRLSAPAIVSAKEGADIEFGGRIKSLDPETRTGVVVVSAKSDGRKIFGLATLNVRFG
- a CDS encoding EthD family reductase, whose product is MSETKLTVIYDNPTAPEEFESSYVTEQLEAARRIPGYVRMEASKVWPKEDGSPTPAYRMIDLYFPDYATASEAVATPEAQAFFTAMGQLSTGGVRVLFSDIEVPQN